A window of the Candidatus Zixiibacteriota bacterium genome harbors these coding sequences:
- a CDS encoding carbamoyltransferase HypF, with protein MKPPLVDNRRAGRVTDIDPAATQHLRIRISGHVQGVGFRPFVYRLAQDIGLKGTVRNTSDGVTVDIQGDSVSTDRFCDCLISQLPPHASVSRLDTISLPPAEFDGFTIENSDDQGSAAATVMPDLAACPECVQEIFDSANRRYRYPFTNCTRCGPRYSIIEAVPYDRPRTTMKRFTMCDDCRAEYENPEDRRFHAQPNACPVCGPHLELWDCQGGVIARHDQAFGAACDAIRRGLIVALKGIGGFQLLVDARNDAAVNRLRERKHRPSKPFALMFPDLEHVREFCVVSAIEQDVLLSAASPIVLLHRRPTVDTSHPRLMPILKSARQMPILKRARQMPSSAGSYYTPHISESVAPHNPYLGVMLPYTPLHHLLMHDLGTPIVATSGNPSEEPICTDEHDALRELGAIADLFLIHDRPIARPLDDSVVHVVMNRPSIIRAARGYAPVSVSIDSAAPPCLATGAHLKNTIAFTSGAQIVISQHIGDLSGPKSRVAMQAAIDSSQNLYSIKFHLAACDVHPDYHSTQVAGRTDGDALAVQHHYAHVLSCMTEHGLTPPVLGVSWDGTGLGTDGAIWGGEFLRITESGFERMAHLRTFPLPGGDKAITEPRRSALGVLYEIWGTEVANCGDLAPIQQYPESDLNVILRIIAQDVNTFKTSSAGRLFDALASLLGLAQVNTFEGEAAMQVQFAAERSRYCNPYPFTLVVRDGAAILDWEPMVQAAIDELRNKTSADTIAARCHSTLVEMIVAVVKSSDIRSIVLTGGCFQNRLLLERAAQRLVSLGRQVYWHERVPTNDGGISLGQAAALVNKIRKV; from the coding sequence ATGAAACCGCCGCTTGTTGACAACCGCCGTGCCGGGCGTGTGACGGACATCGATCCGGCGGCTACACAACACCTGCGAATCAGGATCAGCGGCCACGTGCAGGGGGTCGGTTTCCGGCCCTTCGTGTACCGCCTCGCGCAGGACATAGGCCTCAAAGGTACCGTGCGGAACACCAGCGACGGGGTCACTGTCGACATTCAGGGCGACTCCGTAAGCACGGATCGGTTCTGTGACTGTCTGATTTCGCAGCTACCACCACATGCCTCGGTAAGCCGGTTGGATACGATTTCGCTGCCGCCGGCTGAGTTCGACGGGTTCACAATTGAGAATAGTGACGATCAAGGCTCGGCTGCGGCCACGGTCATGCCTGATCTGGCGGCCTGCCCCGAGTGCGTGCAAGAGATATTCGACTCCGCCAATCGGCGCTATCGCTATCCGTTCACGAACTGCACGCGTTGCGGCCCGCGCTACAGCATTATCGAAGCGGTGCCGTATGATCGCCCGCGCACGACGATGAAGCGCTTTACCATGTGTGATGACTGCCGCGCGGAATACGAAAACCCCGAGGACCGTCGCTTCCACGCCCAGCCCAATGCCTGCCCGGTCTGTGGGCCGCATCTGGAACTGTGGGACTGCCAAGGCGGAGTGATTGCCCGGCATGACCAGGCTTTTGGGGCAGCCTGCGATGCGATCAGGCGGGGATTGATAGTCGCGCTTAAGGGAATAGGCGGGTTTCAGTTGCTTGTCGATGCGCGCAACGATGCCGCCGTGAACCGCCTGCGCGAACGAAAGCATCGCCCCTCGAAGCCATTCGCCCTCATGTTTCCCGACCTCGAACATGTAAGAGAGTTTTGCGTTGTGTCAGCAATCGAACAAGACGTTCTGCTCTCCGCCGCCTCTCCGATTGTCCTGTTGCACCGCAGGCCAACTGTCGACACCTCGCATCCCCGACTGATGCCGATCTTGAAAAGTGCCCGGCAGATGCCAATCCTGAAACGTGCCCGGCAGATGCCCTCATCTGCTGGCTCGTATTACACGCCCCACATCTCCGAGAGCGTCGCCCCGCACAACCCGTACCTCGGCGTCATGCTCCCCTACACCCCGCTGCATCACCTCCTCATGCACGACCTGGGCACTCCGATAGTCGCCACCAGCGGCAACCCGTCTGAAGAACCGATCTGTACCGATGAACACGACGCACTGCGAGAACTTGGCGCTATAGCCGATCTCTTTCTCATACATGACCGCCCGATCGCCCGGCCTCTCGATGACTCAGTCGTGCACGTGGTCATGAACCGTCCGTCGATTATTCGCGCCGCGCGTGGGTACGCTCCGGTGAGCGTCAGTATCGACTCTGCCGCGCCGCCTTGCCTGGCCACCGGCGCGCACTTGAAGAACACGATCGCGTTCACATCCGGGGCGCAGATCGTAATCAGCCAGCATATCGGCGACCTCTCCGGACCGAAATCACGTGTGGCCATGCAAGCGGCAATCGATTCATCGCAGAATCTCTACTCAATTAAGTTCCATCTGGCCGCCTGTGATGTGCACCCCGACTATCACTCCACCCAGGTCGCCGGGCGTACTGACGGCGATGCCCTCGCGGTGCAGCATCACTACGCCCACGTGCTGTCGTGCATGACCGAGCATGGCTTGACGCCGCCGGTGCTGGGTGTCTCATGGGACGGCACCGGGCTTGGTACGGACGGCGCCATCTGGGGCGGCGAGTTCCTCCGGATCACGGAGTCCGGTTTCGAGCGGATGGCCCATCTTCGAACTTTTCCTCTCCCCGGCGGCGACAAAGCGATCACGGAACCGAGGCGTTCGGCGCTTGGCGTTCTCTATGAAATCTGGGGCACCGAAGTCGCCAACTGTGGAGATCTGGCGCCCATTCAGCAGTATCCGGAGTCTGACCTCAACGTAATCCTGCGCATAATTGCACAGGACGTCAACACGTTTAAGACGTCGAGTGCGGGGCGCCTGTTCGACGCTCTCGCCTCGCTGCTGGGCCTGGCCCAGGTGAACACTTTCGAGGGCGAAGCCGCCATGCAGGTGCAGTTCGCCGCTGAGCGCAGCCGCTACTGCAACCCCTATCCGTTTACACTCGTGGTTCGCGACGGCGCCGCCATACTCGACTGGGAACCGATGGTGCAGGCGGCAATCGACGAACTGCGCAACAAGACATCGGCTGACACTATCGCCGCGCGCTGCCATAGCACGCTTGTGGAGATGATTGTCGCTGTGGTGAAGTCATCAGACATCAGATCGATCGTACTTACCGGCGGCTGTTTCCAAAATCGACTTCTGCTTGAACGCGCCGCGCAGCGCCTCGTATCATTGGGGAGGCAGGTCTACTGGCATGAGCGGGTTCCGACTAACGACGGCGGTATTTCTCTCGGCCAGGCGGCCGCCCTGGTGAACAAGATACGGAAAGTCTGA
- a CDS encoding hydrogenase maturation protease — protein MQPESSHVVIGLGNEFRSDDGGGPTAARRVGRLCGRRVQVIAPLTDGAGLVMLWGEVELVILIDSVKSGSPPGTVFRFEPLREEIPEEVFHPTTTHRFSVSQIIRLARVLGRLPKQLIVYGIEGVDFDYGTTMSPAVAAAAIEVADRIAAEIMQFSHETAAC, from the coding sequence ATGCAGCCTGAATCAAGCCATGTAGTTATCGGGCTCGGCAACGAGTTCCGCAGCGATGACGGCGGCGGCCCGACCGCCGCCCGGCGGGTGGGGCGACTCTGCGGCAGGCGGGTGCAGGTGATCGCGCCGCTCACCGACGGCGCCGGACTGGTCATGCTCTGGGGCGAGGTCGAACTGGTTATTCTGATTGACAGTGTCAAATCCGGTTCGCCGCCCGGCACGGTTTTTCGCTTCGAGCCGCTGCGCGAAGAGATCCCTGAAGAGGTGTTCCACCCTACCACTACCCACCGCTTCAGCGTATCGCAGATTATCCGCCTGGCGCGGGTGCTCGGACGCCTGCCGAAACAGCTCATCGTATACGGTATCGAGGGCGTCGATTTCGACTACGGCACAACCATGTCTCCGGCGGTGGCCGCTGCCGCCATCGAAGTAGCCGACCGAATCGCGGCAGAAATCATGCAGTTCTCCCATGAAACCGCCGCTTGTTGA
- the hypE gene encoding hydrogenase expression/formation protein HypE: MNNDSRILLAHGGGGRLSWQLIREIFVPAFGDTEFDASHDGVILEMPVTRLAYTTDSFVVRPLFFPGGDIGKLAVCGTVNDLAMCGAEPLYLSAGFILEEGLEMDVLRRVVQSMAETARQARVRIVTGDTKVVERGQADQMFINTTGVGLVEHTLSIGPKQIRPGDRVILSGDIGRHGIAVMASREGLSFETTIESDCAPLNEIVYQLLMEGVEIHCLRDLTRGGIASALVEIASTSRLRIELREDLIPVSEPVAAACELLGFDPMYVANEGRFILMLPEVDVSTALQIMHHHPLGRDAIIIGEVSDTPDGLVTLRTLSGADRVVEMFTGEQLPRIC, translated from the coding sequence GTGAACAACGACTCCCGCATCCTGCTCGCTCACGGCGGCGGCGGCCGCCTGTCCTGGCAGTTAATCCGCGAAATCTTCGTCCCGGCCTTCGGAGACACCGAGTTCGATGCCTCCCACGATGGTGTCATTCTCGAAATGCCTGTAACCCGCCTCGCCTACACTACTGATTCGTTTGTCGTGCGGCCGCTCTTCTTTCCCGGCGGAGATATTGGAAAGCTGGCCGTATGCGGTACCGTTAACGATCTCGCCATGTGCGGTGCTGAACCGCTTTATCTTTCCGCGGGTTTCATTCTCGAAGAAGGCCTGGAAATGGATGTGCTGCGTCGCGTGGTCCAGTCAATGGCCGAAACTGCTCGCCAGGCACGAGTGCGTATTGTCACCGGCGACACCAAAGTAGTCGAACGCGGCCAAGCCGATCAGATGTTCATCAATACCACCGGTGTCGGTTTGGTCGAACACACTCTAAGTATCGGCCCGAAGCAGATCAGGCCGGGCGACCGGGTTATTCTGAGCGGTGATATCGGCCGCCACGGGATTGCAGTCATGGCCTCACGGGAGGGATTGTCGTTCGAGACGACTATTGAGAGCGACTGTGCGCCGCTGAACGAGATAGTCTACCAACTCCTCATGGAAGGTGTCGAAATTCACTGCCTGCGCGACCTGACCCGCGGGGGCATCGCCTCGGCGCTCGTGGAAATTGCCTCAACATCGAGACTGCGCATTGAACTGCGCGAAGACCTCATTCCGGTGAGCGAGCCGGTGGCCGCGGCCTGCGAACTGCTGGGGTTTGATCCGATGTATGTAGCTAACGAGGGTCGATTCATATTGATGCTGCCGGAGGTTGACGTGTCCACGGCGCTTCAGATCATGCACCATCATCCCCTGGGCCGCGACGCGATCATCATCGGTGAAGTCAGCGACACACCAGACGGCCTGGTGACGCTGCGCACGCTCTCCGGCGCCGACCGCGTGGTCGAGATGTTCACCGGCGAGCAACTGCCGCGCATTTGTTAG
- a CDS encoding c-type cytochrome, with translation MNYPFWDIDIGYGWLMGGIAIVHVFISHFAIGGGLYLVLAESSARKLNDSFRLEFLQKLSKFFVLVSVVFGALTGVGIWFIIGLINPAATEVLIHNFVWGWATEWTFFVVEISAAILYFYGWKTMSARNHLIIGWIYFIAAWLSLVVINGIITYMLTPGEWLQTGDFWDGFLNPTYWPSVWFRTGICIMLAGLYALLVASFFKTDHSKTSLVRYNAVWALVGLAIMFPTFRWYFSNIPGTIRETAAEAMPVVTARISEGWWLGGAIAIMIILFGLALPRFFGRPVAVVVMILGLLWFGEFEWMREAIRKPYVVHGYMYGSGIEVAELESLRSDGLLPRLAYRTGDNGADLFRRACRSCHTMTGYNALKPRFDGTDQEFIAAMIRGVGVMRGNMPLYPGTETESQLIAVHIYNQVDKRPLGEIYGLTGAELGRKVYDIRCGSCHEVGGFNDKSSSMVGLGDDEYNDLLDMANDISEEMPAFTAPDEERAALIEYLKTLSQGGSR, from the coding sequence ATGAATTACCCTTTCTGGGATATTGACATCGGTTACGGCTGGCTCATGGGCGGGATCGCCATCGTCCACGTCTTCATCTCGCACTTTGCCATCGGTGGCGGCCTTTACCTGGTTCTGGCCGAAAGCTCTGCGCGTAAACTCAATGACTCCTTTCGCCTGGAGTTTCTTCAGAAATTGAGCAAATTCTTTGTGCTGGTTTCGGTCGTATTCGGCGCCCTGACCGGGGTCGGCATCTGGTTCATAATCGGCCTCATAAATCCGGCGGCCACTGAGGTGCTGATTCACAACTTTGTCTGGGGCTGGGCGACCGAGTGGACATTCTTCGTTGTGGAAATCTCCGCCGCCATACTCTACTTCTATGGCTGGAAGACAATGTCCGCTCGGAACCATCTGATAATCGGATGGATATACTTCATTGCCGCCTGGCTGTCCCTGGTGGTCATCAACGGCATCATCACCTACATGCTCACGCCCGGCGAATGGCTGCAGACCGGGGACTTCTGGGACGGGTTTCTCAACCCGACTTACTGGCCGTCGGTCTGGTTCCGCACAGGGATCTGCATTATGCTCGCGGGGCTGTACGCACTGCTGGTTGCGTCGTTTTTCAAAACCGATCACTCTAAAACATCGCTTGTGCGCTACAACGCCGTGTGGGCGTTGGTTGGCCTGGCCATCATGTTCCCCACCTTTCGTTGGTATTTCAGCAACATCCCGGGAACGATCCGTGAGACCGCCGCCGAGGCGATGCCGGTCGTGACGGCCCGTATTAGTGAAGGCTGGTGGCTGGGCGGGGCTATCGCGATTATGATCATTCTGTTCGGGCTGGCTTTGCCGAGATTTTTCGGGCGGCCAGTCGCTGTTGTCGTCATGATTCTCGGCCTGCTCTGGTTCGGAGAGTTCGAGTGGATGCGCGAGGCTATCCGCAAACCATATGTCGTGCACGGGTACATGTACGGGAGCGGCATCGAAGTGGCCGAGTTGGAATCACTTCGGTCCGACGGCCTGCTGCCGCGGCTTGCTTATCGCACCGGCGACAACGGCGCCGATCTTTTCCGCCGGGCCTGTCGAAGCTGCCACACCATGACCGGCTACAACGCCCTGAAGCCCCGATTCGATGGAACCGACCAGGAGTTCATCGCGGCGATGATCCGTGGGGTCGGGGTGATGCGCGGCAACATGCCGCTCTATCCCGGCACCGAGACCGAATCACAGTTGATCGCGGTGCATATCTACAATCAAGTCGATAAACGTCCGCTGGGCGAAATCTACGGCCTGACTGGAGCGGAGCTTGGTCGTAAGGTCTACGATATTCGCTGCGGCAGTTGTCATGAAGTGGGCGGTTTCAACGACAAGTCGTCATCAATGGTAGGCCTTGGCGACGACGAGTATAACGATCTACTCGACATGGCCAACGATATCTCGGAGGAAATGCCGGCGTTTACGGCGCCCGACGAGGAGCGTGCCGCCCTCATCGAGTATCTGAAGACGCTCTCCCAAGGAGGCTCGCGATGA
- a CDS encoding SMC family ATPase encodes MRLHSLAIDNFRVLRQTRLQFSDQVIGIIGPNGAGKSSIVEAIAWALYGTKVARSVKEEIRSTYAEEGADCQVALEFAIGREHYRLERSLVGRTERSEVVLYRGGERESAGTVDTEKYVTQLLGLDWHGFRTSFLARQQELNALADKTPGERRDFLAGMLGIDRLDRAIKLVKDDRKASEQAAQILGPQVAMVDRVEDELKALREHAGVLEQQQVGALGARDRAEREHAQAQAHSREHDAKQTACSRLQPQLAAARQSAEHLARALGELRARETKLAAAKDWLAALEPELAPLENLRAELENLNRRREAAAQRAALDEQVAVHKRELSKTEQDVAEARKALDVVEQFLKEIPSDLAALIEYVSADLEEARRQWSNQKALLAADEKTAGQLREQLESIKQVGPDAVCERCHRPFGDDLPQIQKHLAEELEALEEACAQHRQNLQAHLDRGAALKKEFDRLQQLDRRRGENEVRLKGLQEQADRLAEQSRRLTSQITKLEGQMAALGDTAFDPVRHREVFEKVKKLEAINTEVVGLRGELKALPELVESVAKTSEQASQAKAEVAQLEQELQAIGFDQRAYDEAANRQREAQLRLDEANRAHQEIVTKLEITRRDIAHKEAELARLAEIGKQLEESRDNQYYAEKLVNLFGDFRKYTISRIRPRLAELSSQLMVEMSGGRYSLVELDEDYNLQVMDNGEYFGIDRFSGGEKDLASLCLRLAISLALTESAGLDSSFIILDEVFGSQDAGRRDLIFESLANLKARFPQMLLITHLDELKHKVETLVELVPQPGGWSEVRLNGEAV; translated from the coding sequence ATGAGACTCCACTCGCTGGCAATCGATAACTTCAGGGTGCTCAGACAGACCCGGCTGCAGTTCTCCGACCAGGTGATCGGGATCATCGGCCCGAACGGGGCCGGCAAGTCAAGTATTGTCGAGGCGATTGCCTGGGCGCTCTACGGCACCAAGGTGGCACGCTCGGTCAAGGAGGAAATCCGATCCACGTACGCCGAGGAGGGCGCCGACTGCCAGGTGGCGCTCGAGTTCGCTATCGGGCGGGAGCATTATCGGCTGGAGCGGAGTCTGGTGGGGCGCACGGAGCGAAGCGAGGTGGTGCTCTACCGCGGCGGAGAGCGCGAATCGGCCGGGACGGTAGATACCGAAAAGTACGTCACTCAGTTGCTGGGTCTGGATTGGCACGGCTTCCGAACTTCGTTTCTGGCGCGGCAGCAGGAGCTGAATGCGTTGGCAGATAAGACCCCCGGCGAGCGGCGGGACTTTCTGGCGGGGATGCTGGGTATCGACAGGCTGGATCGGGCGATCAAGCTGGTCAAGGACGACCGCAAGGCGTCCGAGCAGGCGGCCCAGATACTCGGCCCGCAGGTGGCGATGGTCGACCGGGTAGAAGACGAGCTGAAAGCGCTTCGGGAGCATGCTGGTGTGCTTGAACAGCAGCAGGTTGGCGCGTTGGGAGCACGCGACCGGGCCGAGCGGGAACATGCCCAGGCACAGGCTCACTCTCGGGAGCACGACGCGAAACAAACGGCGTGCTCCCGGCTTCAGCCGCAATTGGCGGCGGCGCGCCAGAGCGCGGAGCATCTGGCGAGGGCACTGGGTGAGCTTCGGGCGCGCGAGACAAAACTGGCCGCTGCCAAAGACTGGTTGGCGGCCCTCGAGCCGGAGCTTGCCCCGCTGGAAAATCTTCGCGCCGAACTCGAAAACCTCAATCGCCGTCGGGAAGCCGCGGCACAGCGGGCAGCGCTGGACGAGCAGGTGGCCGTGCACAAGCGCGAACTTAGCAAGACCGAGCAGGACGTGGCCGAGGCTCGGAAGGCGCTCGACGTGGTCGAGCAATTCTTGAAGGAAATCCCTTCTGATCTGGCGGCACTGATTGAATATGTCAGCGCCGATCTCGAGGAAGCGCGGAGGCAGTGGTCCAACCAGAAGGCGTTGCTTGCCGCCGACGAGAAGACAGCTGGCCAGTTGCGCGAGCAGTTGGAGTCGATTAAGCAGGTGGGGCCAGACGCGGTTTGCGAAAGGTGCCATCGGCCGTTCGGCGACGATCTCCCACAGATTCAGAAACACCTGGCGGAAGAACTCGAGGCGCTCGAAGAAGCATGCGCCCAGCACAGACAGAATCTGCAGGCCCATCTTGACAGGGGCGCTGCGCTGAAGAAAGAGTTCGACCGACTGCAGCAGCTCGACCGCCGGCGTGGCGAAAACGAGGTCAGATTGAAGGGGCTGCAGGAACAGGCCGACCGGCTGGCCGAGCAGAGTCGCAGACTCACGTCGCAGATCACCAAACTCGAAGGTCAGATGGCGGCGCTGGGGGATACCGCGTTTGATCCGGTGCGGCATCGCGAGGTGTTCGAAAAGGTGAAGAAGCTCGAGGCGATCAATACTGAGGTAGTCGGACTCAGGGGCGAGCTGAAGGCGCTGCCGGAACTAGTCGAATCGGTTGCGAAGACGTCCGAGCAGGCGTCGCAGGCGAAAGCGGAGGTCGCGCAACTCGAGCAGGAATTGCAGGCAATCGGATTCGATCAACGGGCGTACGATGAGGCGGCGAATCGCCAGAGAGAGGCCCAACTACGGTTAGATGAGGCGAATCGAGCGCACCAGGAGATCGTCACCAAACTTGAGATAACGCGGCGGGATATCGCGCATAAAGAGGCAGAGCTCGCGCGACTGGCGGAGATCGGCAAGCAGCTCGAGGAAAGCCGCGACAACCAGTACTACGCCGAAAAGCTGGTCAACCTGTTTGGCGATTTTCGTAAATACACGATCAGCCGTATTCGGCCCCGCCTGGCGGAGCTGTCCAGCCAGTTGATGGTCGAGATGAGCGGCGGGAGGTACTCGCTGGTGGAGCTTGACGAAGACTACAATCTGCAGGTCATGGACAACGGCGAATACTTCGGTATCGACCGGTTCTCCGGCGGCGAGAAGGACCTGGCGTCGCTCTGCCTTCGGCTGGCGATTTCGCTCGCGTTGACCGAGTCGGCCGGGCTGGATAGCTCCTTCATTATATTAGATGAAGTTTTCGGTTCGCAGGACGCGGGCCGCCGGGACCTGATTTTCGAGTCTTTGGCGAATCTGAAAGCGCGCTTCCCGCAGATGCTGCTAATCACGCATCTTGACGAGCTCAAGCACAAGGTGGAAACGCTGGTCGAACTGGTTCCGCAGCCGGGCGGATGGTCCGAGGTGAGGTTAAATGGGGAAGCGGTCTAA
- a CDS encoding thermonuclease family protein, with amino-acid sequence MGKRSKRARRRLVSIAFVIVVAVLILVFRLVEQIGPEKGPEDRFVVVRVLDGDTMELQGGDRLRLLAIDTPEKSEPFHDQAAGLLSRLALRRTASVEYANQRRDKYGRLLGYMYIDTLFVNRTIIDSGYGYVYLFDDNELNSEYVRTLLAAQRSAIERRVGLWSLQHEPEPRYINTQGSFRLHRPGCRSLGELKPGRYQEFPTREEGLATGLSPCRNCKP; translated from the coding sequence ATGGGGAAGCGGTCTAAGCGGGCGCGCAGGCGGCTGGTCTCGATCGCGTTTGTGATCGTGGTGGCCGTGCTCATCCTGGTCTTCCGCCTGGTGGAACAGATCGGGCCGGAGAAGGGACCGGAGGATCGGTTTGTGGTGGTGCGGGTTCTCGACGGCGACACGATGGAACTTCAGGGCGGGGACCGGCTCAGGCTTTTGGCTATCGATACTCCGGAGAAAAGCGAGCCGTTTCACGATCAGGCTGCCGGGCTCTTGTCCCGACTCGCGCTTCGCCGGACGGCTTCAGTCGAGTACGCCAACCAGCGGCGCGATAAATACGGTCGGCTGCTGGGATACATGTATATCGACACGTTATTCGTCAATCGGACGATAATCGACAGCGGCTACGGGTATGTGTATCTGTTCGACGACAACGAGCTGAACAGCGAATATGTGCGTACGCTGCTGGCGGCGCAGCGGTCGGCGATCGAAAGGCGAGTCGGGCTCTGGTCGCTACAGCACGAGCCGGAACCGCGATATATCAATACTCAGGGATCGTTTCGGCTGCACCGGCCGGGGTGTCGTTCGCTCGGTGAGCTCAAGCCGGGGCGGTATCAGGAGTTTCCGACACGAGAAGAAGGTCTGGCGACCGGTCTATCGCCTTGCCGCAATTGCAAGCCGTAG
- a CDS encoding HypC/HybG/HupF family hydrogenase formation chaperone — translation MCLAVPGKIVSVDNADSIVRSGRVDFGGVIREVSLACVPQAGIGDYVLVHAGFALSVVDPEQARITLDYLQAVSGEADSARERR, via the coding sequence ATGTGCCTGGCCGTACCTGGAAAGATCGTGAGCGTGGACAACGCCGATAGTATCGTGCGCAGCGGCCGAGTCGATTTCGGGGGCGTTATCCGAGAGGTCAGCCTGGCTTGTGTGCCCCAGGCCGGGATCGGCGATTACGTGCTGGTGCACGCCGGGTTCGCCCTGAGCGTGGTTGACCCGGAGCAGGCCCGTATTACGCTCGACTACCTGCAGGCTGTCTCCGGGGAAGCCGATTCTGCGCGGGAGCGAAGATGA
- the hypD gene encoding hydrogenase formation protein HypD, translated as MKFIDEYRDRTLIEHYLRAISRRASGTWTIMEVCGGQTHAILKHGIDRRLPHTIRLIHGPGCPVCVTPNETIDQAIEIALRPEVVFCTFGDMLRVPGGLTDLMTARARGADIRMVYSPLEAVSLARANPGRQVVFFAIGFETTVPVVATAVMQAAAEQRRNFTILAAQVRIPAAMTVILGTQPRTVDAFLAPGHVCTVTGAGEYADIVGKYRVPIVITGFEPVDLLQGIYMAVKQLEHGKAELQNQYARAVRADGNRLAKQRMERAFQPTDRQWRGLGLIPASGLALREEYADFDAVRRFAPATRASNTNDTCCGQVLSGAMKPPACPDFGSRCSPDTPIGPCMVSSEGACAAYYRYRECQV; from the coding sequence ATGAAGTTTATCGACGAATACCGTGACCGCACGCTGATAGAACACTACCTGCGGGCAATCTCTCGACGGGCGTCTGGTACCTGGACAATTATGGAAGTCTGCGGCGGTCAGACTCACGCTATTCTGAAACATGGTATCGACCGCCGCCTGCCGCACACGATACGCCTCATCCACGGCCCCGGCTGCCCGGTCTGTGTTACGCCGAACGAGACAATCGACCAAGCGATCGAGATCGCCCTTCGTCCGGAAGTTGTCTTTTGCACTTTCGGGGACATGCTGCGCGTGCCCGGCGGCCTGACCGATCTGATGACGGCGCGGGCGCGCGGCGCCGATATCCGCATGGTATACTCGCCGCTCGAAGCAGTCAGCCTTGCCAGGGCTAATCCTGGTCGGCAGGTGGTATTTTTCGCGATCGGTTTCGAGACCACCGTCCCGGTAGTAGCCACCGCGGTCATGCAGGCCGCCGCCGAGCAGCGTCGCAACTTCACGATTCTTGCCGCCCAGGTGCGTATACCGGCGGCGATGACTGTCATATTGGGAACGCAGCCGCGCACAGTCGACGCCTTCCTCGCGCCCGGCCACGTGTGCACGGTCACCGGCGCAGGCGAATACGCTGACATTGTCGGGAAGTATCGCGTGCCTATAGTCATCACCGGCTTTGAACCGGTCGACCTGCTTCAAGGAATATACATGGCGGTCAAGCAGTTGGAACACGGTAAAGCCGAATTGCAGAATCAATACGCCCGTGCCGTCCGTGCAGACGGCAACCGGCTAGCAAAACAACGAATGGAAAGAGCATTTCAACCCACCGATCGCCAATGGCGCGGTCTCGGACTGATACCCGCGAGCGGCCTTGCGCTAAGAGAAGAGTACGCTGATTTCGATGCCGTGCGGCGCTTCGCCCCAGCCACTCGTGCTTCCAATACCAACGATACCTGTTGCGGGCAGGTATTGAGTGGCGCGATGAAGCCCCCCGCATGCCCTGATTTCGGTTCGCGCTGTTCGCCGGACACTCCAATCGGCCCGTGCATGGTCTCGTCCGAGGGCGCCTGTGCCGCGTACTACCGTTATCGGGAGTGCCAGGTGTGA
- the hypB gene encoding hydrogenase nickel incorporation protein HypB: MTTRIDLNEKVLKENDRIAAEIRQLLAEKRILALNLVSSPGSGKTSLLERTFRELSGRLKMVGIAGDVQTENDARRLEAAGARLVRPIVTGGACHLDARMIQQAMAGMDLSACDVLFVENVGNLVCPSSYDLGEDMKVVLISTTEGDDKPLKYPAMFRRASVMIINKTDLLGQSDFDLDRVKKNAWQINGGLEILELSCRTGEGLPVWYEWLVRASGEKKKR, encoded by the coding sequence ATGACCACGCGCATAGACTTAAATGAGAAGGTGCTGAAGGAAAACGACCGAATAGCGGCCGAAATCCGGCAGCTTCTGGCCGAGAAACGGATTCTGGCGCTTAATCTGGTCAGTTCGCCCGGGTCGGGCAAGACCAGCCTTCTGGAGCGAACCTTTCGTGAACTGAGCGGACGGTTGAAGATGGTGGGGATCGCAGGCGACGTGCAGACCGAGAACGACGCCCGTCGGCTCGAAGCCGCCGGGGCGCGCCTGGTGCGGCCGATTGTCACCGGCGGGGCGTGCCATCTCGATGCCCGCATGATACAACAGGCGATGGCTGGCATGGACCTATCGGCGTGTGACGTGCTCTTTGTCGAGAATGTCGGCAACTTAGTGTGTCCGTCGAGCTATGATCTCGGCGAGGATATGAAGGTGGTGTTAATCAGCACGACCGAGGGGGACGACAAGCCGCTGAAGTACCCGGCGATGTTTCGGCGCGCGTCGGTGATGATCATCAACAAAACCGATTTACTGGGACAGTCGGATTTTGATCTGGATCGGGTGAAGAAGAACGCGTGGCAGATCAACGGCGGTCTGGAGATACTCGAGTTGTCTTGCCGTACCGGGGAAGGGCTGCCCGTATGGTACGAGTGGCTGGTAAGGGCATCGGGCGAGAAGAAGAAGCGGTGA